Proteins found in one Muntiacus reevesi chromosome 2, mMunRee1.1, whole genome shotgun sequence genomic segment:
- the LOC136157561 gene encoding zinc finger protein 724-like, with translation MSNALSRSSTPNNYKSIHDGMRSSSCNETGHNVDQDSYLLKQQGHQFSDNNCKHHKCRNIFYQSSSLTIKTSKGIDIGETTYNCYDYGKVVNQSSKLIQQQIIQSKRKHCKCHTCGKVFSNSPNRSRHRKVHTGRKHFKCTACGKAFNQSSYLTEHLGIHAGEKPYKCTECDKVFISCSCITQHQQIHTRERPYKCAACGKAFKQSSGLTEHQRIHIGERRYKCTECDKAFINYSLLTQHQRIHTGETPYKCTACGKAFKQSSALTGHQRIHTGERPYKCTACGKAFSQNSSLSQHQRVHAAEKC, from the coding sequence ATGAGTAATGCCTTAAGCAGGAGCTCTACCCCCAATAATTACAAGAGTATACATGATGGAATGAGAAGCTCTTCATGCAATGAAACTGGGCATAATGTTGACCAAGACTCATATCTCCTGAAACAACAGGGACATCAGTTTTCAGACAACAATTGTAAACATCATAAGTGTAGGAATATATTTTATCAAAGCTCAAGTCTTACTATTAAAACTTCTAAGGGTATAGATATTGGAGAGACGACCTATAATTGTTATGATTATGGTAAAGTTGTTAACCAGTCTTCAAAACTTATTCAACAGCAAATAATTCAGAGTAAGCGGAAACATTGCAAGTGTCATACATGTGGAAAAGTCTTTAGTAACTCACCAAATCGAAGTAGACATAGGAAAGTTCATACAGGAAGGAAacatttcaaatgtacagcatgtggcaaagcaTTTAATCAGAGTTCATATTTAACTGAACATCTGGGAATCCATGCTGGGGAAAAACCatacaaatgtacagaatgtgacaAAGTCTTTATCTCCTGTTCATGTATTACTCAACATCAGCAAATTCATActagggagagaccttataaatgtgcaGCATGcggcaaggcttttaagcagagttcaGGTTTAACggaacatcagcgaatccatattGGGGAGAGAcgttataaatgtacagaatgtgacaAAGCCTTTATCAATTATTCACTTCTTACTCAACATcaacgaatccatactggggagacaccttataaatgtacagcatgtggcaaggcttttaagcagagttcaGCTTTAACtggacatcagcgaatccatactggggagagaccttataaatgtacagcatgtggcaaagccttttccCAGAATTCaagtctttctcaacatcagagaGTTCATGCTGCTGAGAAATGTTAG